A portion of the Oncorhynchus keta strain PuntledgeMale-10-30-2019 unplaced genomic scaffold, Oket_V2 Un_contig_17174_pilon_pilon, whole genome shotgun sequence genome contains these proteins:
- the LOC127919590 gene encoding LOW QUALITY PROTEIN: somatomedin-B and thrombospondin type-1 domain-containing protein-like (The sequence of the model RefSeq protein was modified relative to this genomic sequence to represent the inferred CDS: inserted 1 base in 1 codon) yields MGTVRFCMEYKMESLTPHCRAETRPHARWMQYLREGHVVRVACRPPAMRNRSGSCQGDGQESDSEELLHWLAVGNSRCRGTWKKXQRTAYCSCPHVHSFLFI; encoded by the exons ATGGGGACTGTGAG GTTCTGTATGGAGTACAAGATGGAGTCTCTGACTCCTCACTGTAGGGCGGAGACCCGACCACACGCCCGCTGGATGCAGTACCTACGGGAGGGTCACGTGGTGCGTGTGGCGTGCCGACCACCCGCCATGCGTAACCGTAGCGGCAGCTGCCAGGGAGACGGGCAAGAATCCGACAG TGAGGAGCTGCTCCATTGGCTGGCTGTGGGGAACTCTCGCTGTCGAGGAACATGGAAGA TCCAGAGAACAGCATACTGCTCCTGTCCTCACGTCCACAGCTTCCTCTTCATATAA